The following are encoded together in the Bradymonas sediminis genome:
- a CDS encoding DUF2231 domain-containing protein — protein MSVVPDMLRVEMFHPVVVHFPIVLLLCGTIARLIGEFVASDGVLGFLKPAGRAALLVGAALAWLAVFTGDLADGEVSRMLCDPRVKQSHEDLAYVVGYIFSAAILVDLGAAYFKAQGRLRVGLTVAVLLACIGGSGLMGYVGHLGGQLVYQQAAGVYHPTPECTEFTDTY, from the coding sequence ATGTCAGTGGTCCCCGATATGTTGCGGGTGGAGATGTTCCACCCGGTCGTCGTGCATTTTCCCATCGTGTTGCTTTTGTGCGGCACGATCGCGCGACTGATCGGTGAGTTCGTGGCAAGCGACGGTGTTCTGGGCTTTTTAAAGCCCGCCGGCCGCGCCGCCTTATTGGTCGGCGCGGCCCTGGCCTGGCTCGCCGTTTTTACCGGGGATTTGGCCGACGGCGAGGTCTCCAGGATGCTGTGCGACCCGCGGGTCAAGCAATCCCACGAGGACCTGGCCTATGTGGTCGGGTATATCTTCAGCGCGGCGATTCTCGTCGACCTGGGCGCGGCATATTTCAAAGCGCAGGGCCGCTTGCGCGTTGGGCTCACGGTGGCCGTGCTGCTCGCCTGTATCGGCGGCAGCGGCCTGATGGGCTACGTCGGCCACCTGGGCGGCCAGCTCGTGTATCAGCAGGCCGCCGGCGTCTATCATCCCACGCCGGAGTGCACCGAATTTACGGACACTTATTGA
- a CDS encoding ribonuclease D: protein MRISWIDEPDEFEDFCAQIAGEVIAVDTESDHFQAYHAKVCLIQVGTPEQGALVDPLRLGPQGLAPLFELLEDPKNPVLMHAGRNDIRELNRDYHIGVSNIFDTQVAAKFLGYERNGLTWLQKNIIGKTPPGQFQTYDWNTRPIPAPVREYAIADVVDLFALRERFLPELENTGWLGPFQQHCAYIASTSDYQASEFDPEGWWKVHAKVGSRLDAQGRATLRELYAARHEICEKENRAPVHIFPNRALGSLAKEKPKNIAGLRKIKGLSEELIANYSDTILRAIDHARHTKLPPKKRPTERKPPSSLVIEARRRALIDWRNHTADRLGVPGMLIATNSTLTDIAADPPATIDGLDAFIPILDWQREMFGEEILRVLAQNS, encoded by the coding sequence ATGCGCATATCCTGGATCGACGAGCCCGACGAATTTGAAGACTTTTGCGCGCAGATTGCCGGCGAAGTCATCGCGGTCGACACCGAAAGCGACCACTTCCAGGCCTATCACGCCAAGGTGTGCCTGATTCAGGTCGGCACGCCCGAGCAGGGAGCGCTGGTGGACCCGCTTCGCCTTGGCCCGCAGGGGCTCGCCCCGCTCTTTGAGCTGCTCGAAGACCCCAAAAATCCGGTGCTGATGCACGCCGGGCGAAACGATATTCGCGAGCTCAATCGCGACTATCATATCGGCGTCTCCAATATCTTTGACACCCAGGTGGCGGCCAAATTTCTGGGCTATGAGCGCAACGGGCTGACCTGGCTGCAGAAAAATATCATCGGCAAGACCCCGCCCGGCCAATTCCAGACCTACGACTGGAATACCCGGCCCATCCCGGCGCCGGTGCGCGAATATGCGATCGCCGACGTCGTCGACCTCTTCGCGCTGCGCGAGCGTTTTTTGCCCGAACTCGAAAATACCGGGTGGCTGGGGCCCTTCCAGCAGCACTGCGCCTATATCGCCTCGACCAGCGATTACCAGGCCTCAGAATTTGACCCGGAGGGTTGGTGGAAGGTGCACGCGAAAGTTGGCAGTCGCCTGGACGCGCAGGGCCGCGCCACGCTGCGCGAGCTCTACGCCGCGCGCCACGAGATCTGCGAGAAGGAAAATCGCGCGCCGGTGCATATCTTCCCCAACCGCGCGCTGGGCAGCCTGGCCAAAGAAAAGCCCAAAAATATCGCGGGCTTGCGCAAGATCAAAGGGCTCTCCGAAGAGCTCATCGCCAACTATAGCGACACGATTTTGCGCGCCATCGACCACGCGCGCCACACCAAACTCCCGCCCAAAAAACGCCCCACCGAGCGCAAGCCGCCGTCGAGCCTGGTCATCGAGGCGCGCAGGCGTGCGCTGATCGATTGGCGCAATCACACCGCCGATCGCCTCGGCGTCCCGGGCATGCTCATCGCCACGAACTCGACGCTCACCGACATCGCCGCCGACCCGCCCGCCACCATCGACGGGCTCGACGCGTTTATCCCCATCCTAGATTGGCAACGCGAGATGTTCGGCGAGGAGATCCTGCGGGTGCTCGCCCAGAACTCCTAA
- a CDS encoding serine/threonine protein kinase: protein MKSRIPRKPRTPATPPPLGDKSQTKSSQGPQPTLRYGDQFGKYVINGFAGKGATSFVYEARPVDGFEKVAVKVLHPHLLADPAKRRKFYQEARIMMRMRHANVVNFREIMEIDGHLAYVMEYIDGPTLEDWMRTRAKSASQMELACLFSDILRGLSHAHSHGVVHRDIKPANILIATQQGRLVAKVIDFGLARFSDQPISAQERSKIAGTAAYISPEEVSDPDSVGQTSDIYSLGVMLYEAACGQRPFAEEDPRALLEAHANRMPPSPREVNPALSPEFENVILRTLSKRPDSRFNSAPEMIQALQDAIQAAMRAEMMQLAEENAATTEWTRDTPAKTGPNQQTAMLLYLMMCMRAMFAVLGTSNTSSDTTDSTLKAHHLDRTPDPSFHLPLNL, encoded by the coding sequence ATGAAATCACGAATTCCACGCAAGCCGCGTACCCCCGCGACTCCACCGCCACTTGGCGACAAATCCCAGACAAAATCAAGTCAGGGACCGCAGCCGACTCTGCGCTACGGGGACCAATTCGGCAAATATGTCATCAACGGCTTCGCCGGCAAGGGCGCGACCAGCTTCGTCTACGAAGCCCGCCCCGTCGACGGCTTCGAGAAGGTCGCCGTCAAGGTGCTCCACCCGCACCTCTTGGCCGACCCCGCCAAGCGCCGCAAATTCTACCAGGAAGCGCGCATCATGATGCGTATGCGCCACGCTAACGTCGTGAATTTCCGTGAGATCATGGAGATCGACGGGCACCTGGCCTACGTCATGGAATATATCGACGGGCCGACCTTGGAGGATTGGATGCGCACCCGGGCGAAGTCGGCCAGCCAGATGGAGCTGGCCTGCCTCTTCTCGGACATCCTGCGCGGGCTGAGCCACGCGCACAGCCACGGCGTCGTCCACCGCGATATCAAACCCGCAAATATCCTCATCGCGACCCAGCAGGGCCGCCTGGTCGCCAAGGTCATCGACTTCGGCCTGGCGCGCTTCTCCGACCAGCCGATCAGCGCCCAGGAGCGCTCCAAGATCGCCGGCACCGCCGCGTATATCTCGCCCGAAGAGGTCAGCGACCCCGACAGCGTCGGGCAAACCAGCGATATCTATAGCCTCGGCGTGATGCTCTACGAAGCCGCCTGCGGCCAGCGCCCCTTCGCCGAAGAAGACCCGCGCGCCCTGCTCGAAGCCCACGCCAATCGCATGCCGCCGAGCCCGCGCGAGGTCAACCCGGCCTTGTCGCCGGAGTTCGAAAACGTCATCCTGCGCACGCTCTCCAAGCGCCCGGATTCGCGCTTTAACTCCGCGCCCGAGATGATCCAGGCCCTTCAAGACGCCATCCAGGCCGCGATGCGCGCCGAGATGATGCAATTGGCCGAGGAGAACGCCGCCACCACCGAGTGGACCCGCGACACCCCCGCCAAGACCGGGCCGAACCAGCAAACCGCCATGCTCCTCTATCTGATGATGTGCATGCGCGCGATGTTCGCCGTCCTTGGCACCTCGAATACCTCCAGCGACACCACCGACTCGACCCTCAAGGCTCACCATTTGGACCGCACCCCGGACCCCAGCTTTCATCTTCCACTAAACTTATAA